Genomic segment of Falsibacillus pallidus:
TCTATTGGTTTTCCTAATTATAGAATGTTTTTTAGGTACAGAAATCACAATCCAGGAAGTGATTGGGTTGTTTTAGGAATAAAAAAGGAAATCCTATGGGAAAAGGACTGTGCATTTTGTGTAGAGAATGCTGCCAGTAATAATGTTACCTCTATTCCATTAGAAAAGCGAAAAGGTGTTGAGGCATTTAAACGTCTTTATGAAGAATACCCAGGAAAACCATCAAGGGAAATTTTAGGAATACATGCTTCTTTACCTACCCACCCACAAGCAGAGGTACTGGTTTTTGATGTAATTGAACCAAAATACATATGGGGAGTAGCATTTGAAAATAACGATAAGAAGAATAAATATGCATCACTCATTCCACCCAACATTAATAAACAAGTAATGGGAGAATTATTTAGTTATAGAGTGGACTATGAATATTGGAGATGAATAAGGAGGAATCATGGCTGAGAGACCTGTTTTTGTTTGTAGTTCGTTAGACAAAGGTTTGGTTCAAGTGAAAGATGTATCATTTGAGTGGTTCCCTGGATTTTCTGTTAAACAAAAGCAGAAGTCTTTGGAATCTCTTCACAAAAGTTTTAAAGTGATTTCTCCATCGTCTAAGGTTTTGGAAATATCAAGTAAATCTGATGAACCTTTGGGTATATCATTAAGTGCATTCAATTTGATGATTAAAACAAAAAACGACTTAGAATTTAGTGTTGAAACGGCATTTCAAGCCAGTAAGGTTTTTGACAATGGTGGCCCATTTTTAGATTTGTATGAAAAAACATCAAGAGAAGCAAAAAAGGATCCGAGATTGAAATGCAGTGGAAGGTTACTCTACTTTCAGTTTTTCGGTAGGAGATGGGATCTTGAACCAAAAACTTTTTTCTATGATTGGTTATATATAAACGCTTTATCACTTAATAAGGAATTAAGTGAACAAGTAACTCAGTATGATGCTTTTACTGACATTGAATTTAATCCCAAAGTATCTATTAATTGTCAAGCGAGATCAGCTGCTCTGTATGTCTCTTTGTATAACACAGGGGTTTTAACTGATGCATTGTCTTCAATTGATCAATTTAAAGAAATAGTTTTTGGACAACAAATTACTAAAAAGGCCGAAAGAAAGACCAAAAAAGATATAACAGAGACAGAGGAACATGAGCAATTAAGTATTTTTGACCAAGGGTTTAAATAAATGTGGGATAACAAATAGTAGAAGGTAACAAGTGAATTAGAGAAAACAAAGGTATTATTTGAAGGTAAAGGGAATATTCTTTACCTTCAATTTTTTTACGCTTAAATTATACTCAGTTATTTTTCTTCAGGCACTTTTCATCATTATTAGATAAGTCCCATATACTTATTAGAGAAATAATAAGGGGGCAAATGAGAGATGGAACATATAATCTGGCATTTTCCTAAACCACTGCATGAAAAGAGAAAATTAAGTGAGCTGGAGGAACAAAAATTGTTTTATCGACTGGCACAGGATTTTACCTCCATGCTTGATAGAGAGGTAATCATTAATAATCATATCCCTATAGACTTCAATAAAAGGGTTACTTATATTTATTATAAGTCAGTGGGATTTCAACTCACTATTGCTTTAAAAAGAGATTGGGAGTTAAATCATCATGAGTGTGATCAGGCGAATTTGAAAATTTGTTTTTTTATGGTGGAGCCTAAAAATATTGGAATTGGAAGTAGGATAATAAAACATTTTATAAAAGAAGTTGCAACCACTAATTTTCAATACATTACCTTAGATACAAGGGATGAGGATGGAAGACGGTTTTGGAAAAGACTTGGATTTTCCC
This window contains:
- a CDS encoding DarT ssDNA thymidine ADP-ribosyltransferase family protein, which translates into the protein MQNAVNHKEIKYLVHFTRIENVVSIFNKGLIPVDLLRRTGIGFSHNDNYRFDNCKDANCMSIGFPNYRMFFRYRNHNPGSDWVVLGIKKEILWEKDCAFCVENAASNNVTSIPLEKRKGVEAFKRLYEEYPGKPSREILGIHASLPTHPQAEVLVFDVIEPKYIWGVAFENNDKKNKYASLIPPNINKQVMGELFSYRVDYEYWR
- a CDS encoding DarT1-associated NADAR antitoxin family protein, which translates into the protein MAERPVFVCSSLDKGLVQVKDVSFEWFPGFSVKQKQKSLESLHKSFKVISPSSKVLEISSKSDEPLGISLSAFNLMIKTKNDLEFSVETAFQASKVFDNGGPFLDLYEKTSREAKKDPRLKCSGRLLYFQFFGRRWDLEPKTFFYDWLYINALSLNKELSEQVTQYDAFTDIEFNPKVSINCQARSAALYVSLYNTGVLTDALSSIDQFKEIVFGQQITKKAERKTKKDITETEEHEQLSIFDQGFK
- a CDS encoding GNAT family N-acetyltransferase, whose product is MEHIIWHFPKPLHEKRKLSELEEQKLFYRLAQDFTSMLDREVIINNHIPIDFNKRVTYIYYKSVGFQLTIALKRDWELNHHECDQANLKICFFMVEPKNIGIGSRIIKHFIKEVATTNFQYITLDTRDEDGRRFWKRLGFSPKGDLKDQIDWYLKLPK